A window from Balearica regulorum gibbericeps isolate bBalReg1 chromosome 1, bBalReg1.pri, whole genome shotgun sequence encodes these proteins:
- the AVPR1A gene encoding vasopressin V1a receptor isoform X1 — MRLAGGAGSPRAAPSPGNDSRWRAAEPGGGSSPSPEAWSGSPNGSLGGWDPFGRDEELAKLEIAVLAVTFAVAVVGNGSVLLALRRTPRKASRMHLFIRHLSLADLVVAFFQVLPQLCWEVTHRFHGPDGLCRVVKHLQVFGMFASAYMLVAMTADRYIAVCHPLKTLQQPTKRSYGMIAAAWALSLLLSTPQYFIFSLSEVERGSQVYDCWAHFIMPWGPRAYITWITGGIFVAPVLILVTCYGFICYHIWRNVRGKTRPGEAVAAGGGRRAGGGGQRRGLLLAPCVSSVKTISRAKIRTVKMTFVIVSAYVVCWAPFFTIQMWSVWDQRFPWVDSENTATTVTALLASLNSCCNPWIYMFFSGHLLQDCIQSFPCCQKIKQTLSKEDSNSNSRRQTSFTNNRSPTHSLNTWRESPHSKSTSFIPIPT; from the exons ATGCGCCTCGCCGGCGGCGCCGGCTCCCCCCGGGCGGCTCCCTCGCCCGGGAACGACAGCCGGTGGCGGGCGGCGGAGCCCGGCGGCGGtagcagccccagccccgaggCGTGGTCGGGGTCGCCCAACGGCAGCCTGGGCGGCTGGGACCCCTTCGGGCGGGACGAGGAGCTGGCGAAGCTGGAGATCGCCGTGCTGGCCGTCACCTTCGCCGTGGCGGTGGTGGGGAACGGCAGCGTGCTGCTGGCCCTGCGGCGCACGCCGCGCAAGGCGTCCCGCATGCACCTCTTCATCCGGCACCTCAGCCTGGCCGACCTGGTGGTGGCCTTCTTCCAggtgctgccccagctctgctgggaggtGACCCACCGCTTCCACGGCCCCGACGGGCTCTGCCGGGTCGTCAAGCACCTGCAGGTCTTCGGCATGTTCGCCTCGGCGTACATGCTGGTGGCCATGACGGCCGATCGCTACATCGCCGTCTGCCACCCGCTGAAGACGCTGCAGCAGCCCACCAAGCGCTCCTACGGGATGATCGCGGCCGCCTGGGCGCTCAGCCTGCTGCTCAGCACCCCGCAGTACTTCATCTTCTCCCTCAGCGAGGTGGAGCGCGGCTCGCAGGTCTACGACTGCTGGGCGCACTTCATCATGCCCTGGGGGCCCCGCGCCTACATCACCTGGATCACCGGCGGCATCTTCGTCGCGCCCGTCCTCATCCTCGTCACCTGCTACGGTTTCATCTGCTACCACATCTGGCGCAACGTCCGGGGCAAGACGCGCCCGGGggaggcggtggcggcgggcggcgggcggcgggcgggcggcggcggccagcGGCGGGGGCTGCTGCTCGCCCCCTGTGTCAGCAGCGTCAAGACCATCTCCCGCGCCAAGATCCGCACCGTCAAGATGACCTTCGTCATCGTCTCGGCGTACGTCGTCTGCTGGGCGCCCTTCTTCACCATCCAGATGTGGTCCGTCTGGGACCAGCGCTTCCCCTGGGTCG atTCTGAAAACACTGCGACTACCGTCACGGCTCTGTTGGCCAGTCTGAACAGTTGCTGTAACCCGTGGATCTACATGTTCTTCAGCGGGCACCTCCTGCAAGACTGCATACAGAGCTTCCCTTGTtgccaaaaaataaagcaaacgCTGAGTAAAGAAGAttcaaacagcaacagcaggCGACAGACTTCTTTCACCAACAACAGAAGCCCAACCCACAGCTTGAACACCTGGAGAGAGTCACCCCACTCCAAATCGACCAGCTTCATCCCCATTCCGACCTGA
- the AVPR1A gene encoding vasopressin V1a receptor isoform X2: MRLAGGAGSPRAAPSPGNDSRWRAAEPGGGSSPSPEAWSGSPNGSLGGWDPFGRDEELAKLEIAVLAVTFAVAVVGNGSVLLALRRTPRKASRMHLFIRHLSLADLVVAFFQVLPQLCWEVTHRFHGPDGLCRVVKHLQVFGMFASAYMLVAMTADRYIAVCHPLKTLQQPTKRSYGMIAAAWALSLLLSTPQYFIFSLSEVERGSQVYDCWAHFIMPWGPRAYITWITGGIFVAPVLILVTCYGFICYHIWRNVRGKTRPGEAVAAGGGRRAGGGGQRRGLLLAPCVSSVKTISRAKIRTVKMTFVIVSAYVVCWAPFFTIQMWSVWDQRFPWILKTLRLPSRLCWPV, translated from the exons ATGCGCCTCGCCGGCGGCGCCGGCTCCCCCCGGGCGGCTCCCTCGCCCGGGAACGACAGCCGGTGGCGGGCGGCGGAGCCCGGCGGCGGtagcagccccagccccgaggCGTGGTCGGGGTCGCCCAACGGCAGCCTGGGCGGCTGGGACCCCTTCGGGCGGGACGAGGAGCTGGCGAAGCTGGAGATCGCCGTGCTGGCCGTCACCTTCGCCGTGGCGGTGGTGGGGAACGGCAGCGTGCTGCTGGCCCTGCGGCGCACGCCGCGCAAGGCGTCCCGCATGCACCTCTTCATCCGGCACCTCAGCCTGGCCGACCTGGTGGTGGCCTTCTTCCAggtgctgccccagctctgctgggaggtGACCCACCGCTTCCACGGCCCCGACGGGCTCTGCCGGGTCGTCAAGCACCTGCAGGTCTTCGGCATGTTCGCCTCGGCGTACATGCTGGTGGCCATGACGGCCGATCGCTACATCGCCGTCTGCCACCCGCTGAAGACGCTGCAGCAGCCCACCAAGCGCTCCTACGGGATGATCGCGGCCGCCTGGGCGCTCAGCCTGCTGCTCAGCACCCCGCAGTACTTCATCTTCTCCCTCAGCGAGGTGGAGCGCGGCTCGCAGGTCTACGACTGCTGGGCGCACTTCATCATGCCCTGGGGGCCCCGCGCCTACATCACCTGGATCACCGGCGGCATCTTCGTCGCGCCCGTCCTCATCCTCGTCACCTGCTACGGTTTCATCTGCTACCACATCTGGCGCAACGTCCGGGGCAAGACGCGCCCGGGggaggcggtggcggcgggcggcgggcggcgggcgggcggcggcggccagcGGCGGGGGCTGCTGCTCGCCCCCTGTGTCAGCAGCGTCAAGACCATCTCCCGCGCCAAGATCCGCACCGTCAAGATGACCTTCGTCATCGTCTCGGCGTACGTCGTCTGCTGGGCGCCCTTCTTCACCATCCAGATGTGGTCCGTCTGGGACCAGCGCTTCCCCTGG atTCTGAAAACACTGCGACTACCGTCACGGCTCTGTTGGCCAGTCTGA